One segment of Paraburkholderia bonniea DNA contains the following:
- a CDS encoding segregation and condensation protein A: MARAERGRPRRRVTAGESDAALAAPETDSTPDTIDGIAFARLYGEPLFKLPHDLYIPPDALEIFLETFEGPLDLLLYLIRKQNFNVLDIPMADVTVQYLGYVEQLRKTNLELAAEYLLMAAMLIEIKSRMLLPLKKTDADDEAEDPRAELVRRLLEYEQMKLAAQRLDRLPQLGRDFLRADVYIEQSITPRFPDVNSDDLRAAWADVIKRAKLVQHHHISREELSVREHMSVILRKLQHARFMEFSDLFDVTRGVPVVIVNFIAMLELSRESLLEITQAEPFAPIYVRLAYLPA, encoded by the coding sequence ATGGCCCGCGCCGAACGCGGCCGTCCCCGCCGCCGGGTAACGGCCGGCGAATCCGACGCGGCGCTCGCCGCGCCGGAAACTGATTCAACGCCCGACACCATCGACGGCATTGCATTCGCCCGTCTGTATGGCGAGCCGCTGTTCAAGCTGCCGCACGATCTGTACATCCCGCCTGACGCCCTCGAAATTTTTCTCGAAACCTTCGAGGGCCCGCTGGACCTGCTGCTCTACCTGATCCGCAAGCAAAACTTCAACGTGCTCGACATCCCGATGGCGGATGTCACGGTGCAATACCTGGGCTACGTCGAGCAACTGCGCAAAACCAACCTCGAACTAGCCGCTGAATACCTGCTGATGGCCGCGATGTTGATCGAAATCAAGTCGCGCATGCTGCTGCCGCTCAAAAAGACCGACGCCGACGATGAGGCCGAAGACCCGCGCGCCGAACTGGTACGCCGTCTGCTCGAATATGAACAGATGAAACTCGCCGCTCAGCGTCTCGACCGGCTACCGCAACTCGGGCGCGATTTTCTGCGCGCCGACGTGTATATCGAGCAAAGCATCACGCCGCGTTTTCCTGATGTGAATAGCGACGACCTGCGCGCAGCATGGGCCGATGTCATCAAGCGGGCCAAGCTGGTGCAGCACCACCACATTTCCCGCGAAGAGCTATCCGTGCGCGAACACATGAGCGTGATTCTGCGCAAGCTGCAACATGCGCGCTTCATGGAATTCTCCGATTTGTTCGACGTCACCCGCGGAGTGCCCGTCGTGATCGTGAACTTCATCGCCATGCTGGAGCTATCGCGCGAATCACTGCTGGAGATCACCCAGGCCGAACCCTTTGCGCCAATCTATGTGCGGCTGGCCTATCTGCCTGCCTGA
- the cobT gene encoding nicotinate-nucleotide--dimethylbenzimidazole phosphoribosyltransferase: protein MNFSSALPLVEPLDQSLRAELQHRIDNKTKPPGSLGRLETLARQMGLIQRSLQPVIVRPLMIVFAGDHGIASEDVSSYPQAVTAQMVANFLSGGAAINVLSRVNDVLLEVVNAGVATPLAAAEGLINIPLAPGTRNFAHERAMTRDQALAALAAGAARVRHHAALGTNVIGLGEMGIANTSAAACLMSRLCGVSIDECVGRGTGLDNAGLAKKRNVLAAALALHAADAGSLESPEASQAPGPLEAFDALETFGGFEIAMMVGAYLAAAEAGMTILVDGFIAGAALLVADALAPAVREYCVFAHASNEAGHRRMLDYFGAQPLLTLDLRLGEGTGAVLAVPLLRAALAMLNEMASFASAGVAGREVQTDAWR from the coding sequence ATGAATTTTTCCTCCGCTCTGCCCCTTGTCGAGCCGCTGGACCAGAGCTTGCGTGCCGAGCTGCAACACCGGATTGATAACAAGACCAAGCCGCCGGGCAGCCTCGGACGGCTGGAAACTCTCGCGCGCCAGATGGGCCTGATTCAGCGCAGTCTTCAGCCGGTCATCGTGCGGCCGCTGATGATCGTGTTCGCGGGCGATCACGGCATTGCCAGCGAGGACGTGAGCTCGTATCCCCAGGCCGTAACCGCGCAAATGGTGGCGAATTTTCTCTCCGGAGGCGCGGCGATCAATGTGCTGAGCCGGGTCAATGACGTGCTGCTCGAAGTCGTGAATGCGGGAGTCGCCACGCCGCTTGCGGCGGCAGAAGGGCTGATCAATATCCCGCTGGCACCTGGCACGCGCAACTTCGCCCATGAGCGGGCGATGACACGCGACCAGGCGCTGGCGGCGCTGGCAGCCGGTGCGGCACGGGTTCGGCATCACGCCGCGCTGGGCACGAATGTGATCGGCCTAGGGGAGATGGGGATTGCGAATACATCGGCGGCAGCGTGTCTGATGAGCCGTTTGTGCGGCGTGTCGATTGACGAATGCGTGGGCCGGGGCACCGGGCTCGATAACGCGGGGCTAGCAAAAAAGCGCAATGTGCTGGCGGCCGCGCTGGCGTTGCATGCGGCTGACGCGGGCTCGCTTGAGTCACCAGAAGCATCGCAGGCACCAGGCCCGCTGGAAGCCTTCGATGCGCTTGAGACCTTCGGTGGCTTTGAAATAGCGATGATGGTTGGCGCGTATCTTGCGGCGGCTGAGGCAGGTATGACGATTCTGGTCGATGGCTTTATCGCGGGCGCGGCGCTGTTGGTGGCCGATGCGCTGGCACCTGCCGTGCGTGAGTACTGTGTGTTCGCGCATGCGTCAAATGAAGCGGGGCACCGGCGCATGCTCGATTACTTCGGCGCGCAGCCGTTGCTGACGCTGGATCTGCGGCTAGGGGAAGGCACCGGGGCAGTGCTGGCGGTACCGCTGCTGCGCGCCGCACTGGCGATGCTCAACGAGATGGCAAGTTTTGCCTCGGCGGGTGTCGCGGGCCGGGAGGTGCAAACCGATGCGTGGAGATGA
- a CDS encoding ParA family protein has product MAVIVVANPKGGVGKSTLSTNLAGYFAASGAWVALADLDQQQSAHDWLQARPATLPVIEAWRLDPGAPAKPPGGFEQSVIDTPAGLHGAHLTVALALADKVIVPLQPSLFDILATQAFLQRLAQEKAVRKGAVDVAVVGMRVDARTRSAEQLHRFAEGLALPVLGYLRDTQNYVQLAAQGLTLWDVAPGRVAKDLEQWQPIIEWASQR; this is encoded by the coding sequence ATGGCGGTGATCGTGGTGGCGAATCCAAAGGGTGGCGTGGGCAAAAGCACGCTTTCGACCAATCTGGCGGGGTATTTCGCTGCGTCGGGCGCGTGGGTCGCGCTAGCGGACCTAGACCAGCAGCAGTCCGCTCATGACTGGTTGCAGGCTCGGCCGGCGACGTTGCCGGTTATCGAAGCGTGGCGGCTCGATCCCGGCGCGCCTGCGAAACCGCCAGGCGGCTTCGAACAATCCGTCATCGACACGCCGGCTGGGCTGCATGGCGCTCACCTGACGGTGGCGCTCGCGTTGGCTGACAAGGTGATCGTGCCGCTTCAGCCTTCGCTGTTCGATATCCTGGCGACGCAAGCTTTTTTGCAGCGGCTGGCGCAAGAAAAAGCGGTGCGCAAAGGTGCCGTCGATGTGGCGGTGGTAGGGATGCGGGTTGATGCGCGCACCCGCTCGGCGGAGCAACTGCATCGCTTTGCCGAGGGGCTGGCGTTGCCGGTACTGGGCTATCTGCGCGACACGCAAAACTACGTGCAACTGGCCGCGCAGGGCTTGACGCTATGGGATGTGGCACCCGGCCGGGTCGCCAAAGATCTGGAGCAGTGGCAGCCGATCATCGAGTGGGCCAGCCAGCGTTGA
- a CDS encoding adenosylcobinamide-GDP ribazoletransferase codes for MRLRLLLRWLRPLLMELRYLLSAMGYFTRIPVPRWVGYEAYYLNASARYFPLVGALVGALGAVVYLGALRLWPANVAVLLSLAATLLVTGAFHEDGLADSVDAFGGAYTRDDTLRIMHDSRIGAFGALALLVVLGLKWQVLAALPPARAAWLMIGAHAASRMGAISYLLTLDYVRPEGRAKPVAQRLSWRAMAWAGSTGGLWLLWPDWRMGLVALLVLLLLRIGLGRYFVRRLGGYTGDCLGMAQQVFELAIYLVGLAWISS; via the coding sequence ATGCGGTTGCGGTTGTTATTACGGTGGCTACGGCCGTTGCTGATGGAGCTGCGTTACCTGTTGAGCGCGATGGGGTATTTCACGCGGATTCCGGTGCCGCGCTGGGTGGGGTATGAGGCGTATTACCTGAATGCATCGGCGCGGTATTTTCCGCTCGTGGGCGCGCTGGTTGGGGCGCTGGGCGCGGTGGTCTATCTGGGGGCGCTGCGGCTGTGGCCGGCGAACGTGGCGGTGCTGCTGTCACTGGCCGCGACCTTGCTGGTGACCGGCGCGTTTCATGAAGATGGCCTGGCGGATAGCGTCGATGCGTTCGGTGGGGCGTATACCCGTGATGACACGTTGCGCATCATGCACGACTCGCGCATTGGCGCGTTTGGGGCGCTAGCGTTGCTAGTGGTGCTGGGATTGAAGTGGCAGGTGCTAGCGGCGCTGCCGCCTGCGCGTGCCGCGTGGCTGATGATTGGCGCGCACGCCGCGAGCCGGATGGGGGCGATCAGCTATTTGCTGACGCTGGATTACGTCCGTCCCGAGGGGCGGGCCAAGCCGGTGGCGCAGCGTCTGTCGTGGCGCGCGATGGCGTGGGCGGGCAGCACGGGCGGGTTGTGGCTGCTTTGGCCTGACTGGCGCATGGGACTCGTCGCGTTGCTGGTGCTGCTGCTATTGCGCATCGGGCTAGGGCGTTATTTCGTGCGGCGGCTGGGCGGGTATACCGGCGACTGTCTGGGCATGGCGCAGCAGGTGTTCGAGCTGGCGATTTATCTGGTGGGGCTGGCGTGGATCTCATCTTGA
- a CDS encoding autotransporter assembly complex protein TamA codes for MVGCAIKLSRARRATPSASRFRRRLRAWLTCGILMQAFAAHAAYKVEIEAEPRQVRKLLESHLDLARFAKRAGVSAEQFDFLITATPQQVRDLTATEGYFSPVVRTDVQMVEGKQRVMVKVDPGPRTMVSSVDLTFDGPVHGEDPEQEKATRLAFDLHDGQPFSQAAWEAAKNAALKALQSRRYLAAKIVDSRALVDPRTRAAKLSVTFDSGPTFTMGKLDVSGTRRYPEQIVQNVNPVGVGAIYDVQRVNELQRQLQNTPYYASVAIDVDNDPDKPHETPLHVKVSEYPFHSVRGGVGYSTDNGPHIQGSYSYLDTFGKAWPFSVQGRLDQIQQYGQVQLSMPPGPRAWTNSVLASYTSTNVSDTRIYSARGGIQRTRTSQFIDYAYSLLYYQDRLDQNLAAPSSSHALVPAWSWTRRNTDDPLFPHSGNLIHVEAGFAVKGVLAEQSFVRGYARGQQYLPVGTRDLVLLRAELGGVFSGGGSSGIPASLLFRAGGSNSVRGYSFQSIGNNVGGSILPTKYLLTGTAEYQHWFTHNWGAAAFFDIGTATDTWSEKVFYPGAGVGARWRSPVGPVNVDLAYGIRNRSVRPYLTLGIAF; via the coding sequence CTGGTGGGATGTGCGATCAAACTCTCGCGCGCACGGCGCGCGACACCCAGTGCTTCGCGGTTCAGACGCAGGCTGCGTGCCTGGCTGACGTGCGGCATCCTGATGCAGGCCTTCGCCGCACATGCGGCCTACAAGGTAGAGATCGAAGCTGAACCGCGCCAGGTGCGCAAGCTGCTCGAATCTCATCTTGATCTCGCCCGCTTCGCCAAACGCGCGGGTGTCAGTGCCGAGCAGTTCGACTTCCTGATTACCGCGACGCCGCAGCAAGTGCGTGATTTGACCGCGACTGAAGGGTATTTTTCGCCTGTGGTGCGCACTGATGTGCAGATGGTGGAGGGCAAGCAGCGGGTCATGGTGAAGGTCGACCCGGGGCCTCGCACGATGGTTTCCTCGGTTGATTTAACGTTCGACGGGCCGGTGCACGGCGAAGATCCCGAACAGGAGAAAGCCACCCGTCTGGCGTTCGATCTGCATGATGGCCAGCCGTTTTCGCAGGCCGCGTGGGAGGCGGCGAAAAACGCGGCGCTCAAGGCGCTGCAGTCGCGCCGCTATCTGGCGGCGAAAATCGTTGATTCGCGCGCGCTGGTCGATCCGCGCACGCGGGCAGCGAAGCTCAGCGTGACCTTCGATAGCGGTCCAACCTTCACCATGGGCAAGCTGGATGTCAGCGGCACGCGGCGCTATCCCGAACAGATCGTGCAGAACGTGAATCCAGTCGGCGTTGGCGCAATCTATGACGTGCAGCGGGTGAACGAGCTCCAGCGTCAGCTGCAAAACACGCCGTATTACGCCAGCGTGGCAATCGATGTCGATAACGATCCTGACAAGCCACACGAAACGCCGCTCCATGTGAAGGTCAGTGAGTACCCGTTTCATAGCGTGCGCGGTGGCGTGGGCTACTCAACCGATAACGGGCCGCATATCCAGGGCTCTTATTCATATCTCGACACGTTCGGCAAGGCCTGGCCGTTTTCGGTTCAGGGGCGTCTCGACCAGATCCAGCAGTACGGCCAGGTGCAGCTTTCGATGCCGCCAGGCCCGCGTGCCTGGACCAATAGCGTGCTGGCGTCCTACACCAGCACCAATGTGTCGGATACGCGTATTTACAGCGCGCGTGGCGGGATTCAACGCACCCGCACTTCGCAGTTCATCGACTACGCTTATTCGCTGCTGTACTACCAGGACCGTCTCGACCAAAACCTCGCCGCGCCGAGCAGCAGCCACGCGCTGGTGCCTGCATGGTCATGGACCCGGCGTAATACCGACGATCCGCTCTTTCCGCATTCCGGCAATCTGATTCACGTCGAAGCGGGCTTTGCAGTGAAAGGCGTGCTGGCGGAACAGAGCTTCGTGCGGGGTTATGCCCGTGGCCAGCAATATTTGCCGGTTGGCACGCGTGACTTGGTGCTGTTGCGTGCGGAGCTGGGTGGGGTGTTCAGTGGCGGCGGGTCAAGCGGCATTCCGGCTTCGCTGCTGTTTCGCGCGGGCGGTTCGAACTCAGTGCGCGGCTACAGCTTCCAGAGCATTGGGAATAACGTCGGCGGCTCGATCTTGCCGACCAAATATCTGCTGACCGGGACCGCCGAGTATCAGCACTGGTTCACGCATAACTGGGGCGCGGCGGCGTTTTTCGATATCGGTACCGCCACCGACACCTGGAGCGAAAAGGTGTTCTACCCAGGCGCGGGTGTGGGCGCGCGCTGGCGCAGCCCGGTCGGGCCGGTCAACGTTGATCTGGCTTATGGCATCCGCAATCGCAGCGTGCGTCCTTATCTGACGCTTGGCATCGCCTTCTAG
- a CDS encoding ABC transporter ATP-binding protein, which produces MTFLSGWFAVASTASSVASSTASPAAPLAGLAATAALEVRDLTLRAGERTLLERFSQTFEAGQIWCIAGPNGAGKTTLLATLAGLLAPAAGQLELDRVALARWPAAALARRRALMPQSAHDAFSMSVLESVLLNRFPHLAGWGWEQPADHQAAHAALATLGLTELAARDVCSLSGGERQRAALAGVLCQGAPLLLLDEPLAHLDLHHQIACLEALCGWVREAGRSVMFSCHDLNLARRFATHAVLLDGVGTAHAGRVQQVLTPERASRAFGYPLVLIREGGHEALVPVLRAGGGGVPVG; this is translated from the coding sequence ATGACATTTCTTTCTGGCTGGTTTGCTGTGGCATCAACTGCGTCGTCTGTTGCGTCATCTACGGCGTCGCCTGCTGCACCGCTGGCGGGATTGGCGGCGACTGCGGCGCTGGAGGTACGGGATCTGACACTGCGCGCGGGTGAACGCACGTTGCTTGAGCGCTTTAGCCAAACCTTTGAGGCGGGGCAGATCTGGTGCATCGCGGGTCCGAATGGTGCGGGCAAGACAACGCTGCTGGCAACCCTGGCTGGTTTGCTGGCACCGGCGGCAGGTCAGCTCGAACTGGATCGTGTGGCGCTGGCGCGCTGGCCTGCGGCAGCGCTGGCCCGGCGGCGCGCGCTGATGCCGCAAAGTGCGCACGATGCGTTCAGCATGAGCGTGCTGGAGAGCGTGTTGCTCAACCGCTTTCCGCATCTGGCGGGCTGGGGCTGGGAGCAGCCCGCCGACCATCAGGCGGCGCACGCGGCGCTGGCCACGCTCGGGTTGACGGAGCTGGCCGCGCGCGATGTGTGTTCACTGTCTGGCGGTGAGCGGCAGCGGGCCGCACTCGCAGGGGTGCTGTGCCAGGGCGCGCCGTTGCTGCTGCTGGACGAACCGCTGGCGCATCTCGACTTGCATCACCAGATCGCTTGCCTTGAGGCGCTGTGCGGATGGGTCCGTGAAGCGGGACGAAGCGTCATGTTTTCGTGCCATGACCTGAACCTTGCGCGCCGTTTTGCCACTCATGCAGTGCTGCTCGATGGCGTGGGCACGGCCCATGCTGGGCGAGTGCAGCAGGTGCTGACTCCCGAGCGGGCCAGCCGCGCCTTCGGTTATCCGCTGGTGCTGATCCGCGAAGGCGGTCATGAGGCGCTGGTGCCGGTTTTGCGTGCTGGGGGTGGCGGGGTGCCAGTTGGGTGA
- the cobU gene encoding bifunctional adenosylcobinamide kinase/adenosylcobinamide-phosphate guanylyltransferase, translated as MPAHDLTFVLGGARSGKSAYAEQLALAGPAHTVTYIATARIADDEFAARVAHHQARRPPHWLLRETPLELASALAAADGPGHCVLIDCLTLWLANFLCPPEHAAADASADYPAQLVAFETALLHATGQIIVVSNEIGLGVVPTGALTRQYVDELGRLNQRIAALSPRVTLMVAGLPLTLKTTPAATDA; from the coding sequence ATGCCCGCTCACGATCTCACCTTCGTGCTTGGCGGTGCGCGCTCCGGCAAGAGCGCGTACGCCGAGCAGCTTGCCCTGGCCGGCCCAGCGCACACCGTCACTTACATTGCCACTGCCCGTATCGCGGATGACGAGTTCGCCGCGCGCGTCGCTCATCATCAAGCGCGGCGTCCACCGCACTGGCTGCTGCGTGAAACCCCGCTCGAGCTCGCCAGCGCACTGGCGGCAGCCGATGGGCCCGGCCACTGTGTGCTGATCGACTGTCTGACGCTATGGCTGGCGAATTTTCTCTGTCCACCGGAGCACGCCGCAGCCGATGCCAGCGCTGACTATCCAGCACAGCTCGTCGCCTTTGAAACCGCACTCCTCCACGCCACCGGCCAAATCATCGTGGTCAGCAATGAGATCGGTCTGGGCGTCGTGCCAACCGGTGCGCTCACGCGCCAGTATGTTGATGAACTGGGCCGCCTCAACCAGCGCATCGCCGCATTGAGCCCCCGGGTCACGCTGATGGTTGCGGGCTTGCCACTCACGCTGAAAACCACCCCAGCCGCCACTGATGCCTAG
- a CDS encoding cobalamin-binding protein: MLVTACVVGFAPLTSRAETASTGNLIRPRPASAALHVSDDSGASVTLAAPARRVISLAPHATELLYAAGGGAQLVGAVAYSDYPAAAQRLPRVGDNNAFDLERIIALRPDLLVVWGHGTASPSIERLRALHIPLFFSEPRQLDDVARTLEKFGQLLGTQATANAAAQRYRAQIAQLRTRYAGRPLVSVFYQVWDQPLMTLNGQNMVNDVMNLCGGRNVFAQLPVQVPTISTEAVLAANPEIIVTAAPGASPSGPLAPALERWQAWPRMTAVARHNLFTLDGDLISRPAPRIAQGAAQLCAAIEVARTRRATSPR; the protein is encoded by the coding sequence ATGCTCGTGACGGCATGTGTCGTCGGCTTCGCTCCCCTCACTAGCCGCGCAGAAACAGCATCCACCGGAAACCTCATACGTCCACGTCCAGCCAGCGCCGCGCTGCACGTGAGCGACGACTCCGGTGCCAGCGTGACGCTGGCTGCGCCCGCGCGACGCGTCATCAGCCTCGCGCCTCACGCCACTGAGTTGCTGTACGCCGCGGGCGGCGGTGCGCAACTGGTCGGCGCGGTCGCCTACAGCGACTACCCCGCAGCCGCCCAGCGCTTGCCCCGGGTTGGCGATAACAACGCCTTCGATCTCGAACGCATCATCGCGTTGCGGCCGGATTTGCTGGTGGTCTGGGGGCATGGCACCGCCTCGCCGTCAATCGAGCGCTTGCGTGCGTTGCACATTCCACTGTTTTTCAGCGAACCACGGCAGCTTGATGACGTCGCCCGCACGCTGGAAAAATTCGGCCAGTTGCTCGGCACCCAGGCTACGGCAAATGCTGCGGCTCAACGTTACCGGGCGCAAATCGCGCAACTGCGGACGCGTTATGCCGGCCGGCCGCTGGTCAGCGTTTTCTATCAGGTATGGGATCAGCCGTTGATGACGCTCAACGGCCAGAACATGGTGAATGACGTGATGAACTTATGTGGCGGACGCAATGTATTCGCGCAACTCCCTGTCCAGGTGCCGACGATTTCAACCGAAGCCGTGCTGGCCGCCAACCCTGAAATCATCGTGACCGCCGCGCCTGGGGCAAGCCCTTCGGGTCCGCTTGCACCAGCGCTGGAACGCTGGCAGGCGTGGCCTAGAATGACCGCCGTGGCACGGCACAACCTGTTCACGCTGGACGGCGATTTAATCAGCCGTCCAGCACCACGTATCGCGCAAGGGGCTGCGCAACTGTGCGCAGCCATCGAAGTCGCGCGGACCCGGCGGGCTACTTCGCCGCGCTAA
- a CDS encoding DUF3460 family protein yields MYQSDITQFLNQLKEQKPTLEAEQRQGRALLWDKAPTDLDERARQQASKVEQTPYVYYQNF; encoded by the coding sequence ATGTATCAATCAGACATCACCCAGTTCCTGAACCAGCTCAAAGAGCAAAAGCCCACTCTTGAAGCCGAGCAACGGCAAGGCCGCGCCCTGTTGTGGGACAAAGCCCCCACCGATCTCGACGAACGCGCCCGGCAACAGGCGTCCAAGGTTGAGCAAACGCCTTACGTCTACTACCAGAACTTCTAG
- the panD gene encoding aspartate 1-decarboxylase produces the protein MQRHLLKSKIHRAAVTHCELHYEGSCAIDEDLLDAANIVENERIDIWNINNGERFSTYAIKGERGSGMISLNGSAARRAQLGDLVIIAAFAMVDEAERLAGWKPELVFVDENNRIKGSRDHVPTQSWS, from the coding sequence ATGCAACGCCATCTGCTGAAATCGAAGATCCACCGCGCCGCTGTCACACATTGCGAATTGCATTACGAAGGCTCATGCGCAATCGACGAAGACTTGCTCGACGCCGCGAACATCGTCGAAAACGAACGGATCGACATCTGGAACATCAACAATGGCGAGCGCTTTTCCACCTACGCGATCAAGGGAGAACGCGGCAGCGGCATGATCTCGCTGAATGGCTCGGCAGCGCGGCGGGCACAGCTGGGCGACCTGGTCATCATCGCGGCCTTCGCCATGGTGGATGAGGCAGAGCGCCTCGCGGGCTGGAAGCCTGAGCTAGTGTTCGTCGATGAAAACAACCGGATCAAGGGCAGCCGCGACCACGTGCCAACGCAAAGCTGGTCTTGA
- the panC gene encoding pantoate--beta-alanine ligase — protein sequence MKVISSIHELRDQLRGQNRTAFVPTMGNLHEGHLSLMRLARQHGDPVVASIFVNRLQFGPNEDFGKYPRTLEADIEKLQKENVYVLFAPTEADLYPEPQAYRVHPPQDLGDILEGEFRPGFFQGVCTVVMKLMSCVQPRVAVFGKKDYQQLMIVRQMCHQFALPTDIIAAETVRDPDGLALSSRNRYLQPDERTEAPQLAAALQRVRTAVLDGRRDFGALEREAQSALSARGWQPDYIAVRKRSDLLPPAADDTTSPLVVLAAAKMGATRLIDNLEI from the coding sequence ATGAAAGTCATCAGCTCGATCCACGAATTGCGCGACCAGTTGCGCGGACAAAACCGCACCGCGTTCGTCCCTACCATGGGCAACCTGCACGAAGGCCATCTGTCGTTGATGCGCCTCGCGCGCCAGCACGGCGACCCGGTCGTCGCCAGCATCTTCGTCAACCGGCTGCAGTTTGGCCCGAACGAAGATTTCGGCAAATATCCGCGCACGCTGGAAGCCGATATCGAGAAACTGCAAAAAGAAAACGTCTATGTGCTGTTCGCCCCCACTGAGGCGGATCTGTACCCCGAACCCCAGGCATACCGGGTACATCCACCGCAAGACCTGGGCGATATTCTCGAAGGCGAATTTCGCCCAGGGTTTTTTCAGGGAGTCTGCACAGTCGTAATGAAGCTGATGTCCTGCGTGCAACCACGAGTGGCCGTGTTTGGCAAAAAGGACTATCAGCAGTTGATGATCGTGCGGCAGATGTGCCACCAGTTCGCGCTGCCCACCGACATCATCGCCGCCGAAACCGTGCGTGACCCTGATGGCCTCGCGCTCAGCTCACGCAACCGCTATCTGCAGCCAGACGAACGCACCGAAGCACCGCAGCTTGCTGCCGCACTGCAACGGGTGCGCACTGCCGTGCTGGATGGCCGGCGCGACTTCGGCGCACTTGAGCGCGAAGCGCAAAGCGCGCTCAGCGCACGTGGCTGGCAGCCCGACTACATCGCCGTGCGCAAACGCTCGGATCTGCTGCCCCCCGCCGCCGATGACACCACCTCGCCGCTAGTCGTGCTCGCCGCCGCCAAAATGGGCGCAACCCGCCTGATCGACAACCTCGAGATCTGA
- the cobC gene encoding alpha-ribazole phosphatase, producing the protein MDLILMRHPPLSVEAGVCYGGTEVPLAMSAESGAHALAQRLEQLGVPAVQRLLSSPLTRCATVAAWLAQQWGCAWQADERLREMHFGVWEGQRWDAIARSELDAWAVDFMTACPHGGESVAQFAARVAQWLEALRQPLQEAQRKVAPVHVVTHAGVMRAVAAQVLALPLERCLSWSLEMGSVVWLRWDEATGDGSLVRWNG; encoded by the coding sequence GTGGATCTCATCTTGATGCGGCATCCGCCGCTCTCGGTTGAGGCTGGCGTGTGCTATGGCGGCACCGAGGTGCCGCTGGCCATGTCAGCCGAATCTGGTGCTCACGCGCTGGCGCAGCGGCTAGAGCAGCTTGGCGTGCCGGCAGTGCAGCGGCTGTTGTCGAGCCCGCTGACGCGTTGCGCCACGGTTGCGGCATGGCTGGCGCAGCAGTGGGGTTGCGCGTGGCAGGCCGATGAGCGTTTGCGCGAAATGCATTTCGGTGTCTGGGAGGGGCAGCGCTGGGACGCTATCGCCCGGTCCGAACTGGACGCATGGGCTGTTGATTTCATGACGGCTTGTCCGCATGGCGGCGAAAGTGTGGCGCAGTTTGCTGCGCGGGTAGCACAGTGGCTGGAGGCGTTGCGCCAGCCATTGCAAGAGGCTCAACGAAAGGTCGCGCCAGTGCATGTCGTGACGCATGCGGGGGTGATGCGCGCGGTAGCCGCGCAAGTGCTGGCGCTGCCGCTTGAACGGTGCCTGTCGTGGTCGCTGGAGATGGGCAGCGTGGTCTGGTTGCGCTGGGATGAGGCTACGGGGGATGGCTCGCTGGTGCGCTGGAATGGCTGA